The following proteins are co-located in the Polymorphospora rubra genome:
- a CDS encoding cysteine desulfurase, translating into MTVIAIPPGMPQYDDVPRFDVEKIRADFPILDRQVNGHKLVYLDSGATSQRPRQVLDAIREHNERHNGNVSRSVHTVGTEATEAYEGARAKVATFIGAASPDEVVFTKNATESINLVAYAFSNASVDPAADPRFRLGPGDEVVISEMEHHSNIVPWQLLCQRTGATLRWFRVTDAGRLDLTQLGELVNERTRLVSYALVSNVLGTVNPTSAITARAREVGALVMLDASQAVPHLPVDVADLGIDFLAFTGHKMCGPTGIGALWGRAELLDAMPPFLGGGSMIETVTLERSTFAAAPAKFEAGTPPIAEAVGLGAAVDYLSAVGMRAIQWHEKELTAYALDALSTVPGLRIFGPQVPVGRGGTLSFGFDGVHPHDVGQVLDAHGIEVRVGHHCARPLCVRYGVPAMTRASFYLYTTTDEVDALVRGLDQVRKVFG; encoded by the coding sequence ATGACCGTCATCGCCATCCCACCGGGCATGCCGCAGTACGACGACGTGCCGCGCTTCGACGTCGAGAAGATCCGCGCCGACTTCCCGATCCTGGACCGCCAGGTCAACGGGCACAAGCTGGTTTACCTGGACAGCGGGGCCACCTCACAGCGGCCCCGCCAGGTGCTCGACGCGATCCGCGAGCACAACGAGCGGCACAACGGCAACGTGTCCCGTTCGGTGCACACGGTCGGCACCGAGGCGACCGAGGCGTACGAGGGCGCCCGGGCGAAGGTGGCCACGTTCATCGGCGCCGCCAGCCCCGACGAGGTGGTGTTCACCAAGAACGCCACCGAGTCGATCAACCTGGTGGCGTACGCCTTCTCCAACGCCTCGGTCGACCCGGCCGCCGACCCGCGGTTCCGGCTCGGTCCCGGCGACGAGGTGGTGATCTCCGAAATGGAGCACCACTCCAACATCGTGCCGTGGCAGCTGCTGTGCCAGCGCACCGGAGCGACGCTGCGCTGGTTCCGGGTCACCGACGCCGGCCGGCTCGACCTGACCCAGCTCGGGGAGCTGGTCAACGAGCGGACCAGGCTGGTGTCGTACGCGCTGGTCTCGAACGTGCTCGGCACCGTCAACCCGACGTCGGCGATCACCGCCCGGGCCCGCGAGGTCGGCGCCCTGGTGATGCTCGACGCCTCGCAGGCGGTGCCGCACCTGCCGGTCGACGTCGCCGACCTCGGCATCGACTTCCTGGCCTTCACCGGGCACAAGATGTGCGGGCCGACCGGTATCGGCGCGCTGTGGGGGAGGGCGGAGCTGCTCGACGCGATGCCGCCGTTCCTCGGCGGCGGGTCGATGATCGAGACGGTGACGCTGGAACGGTCGACGTTCGCGGCCGCGCCGGCCAAGTTCGAGGCCGGCACCCCGCCGATCGCCGAGGCGGTCGGTCTCGGGGCGGCCGTCGACTACCTGTCGGCGGTCGGGATGCGGGCGATCCAGTGGCACGAGAAGGAGCTGACCGCGTACGCGCTCGACGCGCTGTCGACCGTGCCCGGCCTGCGGATCTTCGGGCCGCAGGTGCCGGTCGGCCGGGGCGGCACGCTGTCGTTCGGCTTCGACGGAGTGCATCCGCACGACGTGGGGCAGGTGCTCGACGCACACGGGATCGAGGTCCGGGTCGGACACCACTGCGCGCGTCCGCTGTGCGTGCGGTACGGCGTGCCGGCGATGACCCGCGCGTCGTTCTACCTCTACACGACGACGGACGAGGTCGACGCCCTGGTGCGCGGCCTCGACCAGGTGCGGAAGGTGTTCGGCTGA
- a CDS encoding LysE family transporter — MTDAIAAGLLAGYGVAVPVGAIAVLVIGLTARTSLRVGAAAALGVATADGVYAAVAVLGGAALADLITPVAGPLRWVAVAVLVVLAAHTAVSAVRRHRNPAAAAGTDRALSTPSRAYAGLLALTLLNPMTVIYFAALVLGRRAADGRTAAAEAVFVLAVFAASASWQLLVAGGGSLVGRLLAGPRGRLLTALASSVLVVVLALGLLVPGWP, encoded by the coding sequence ATGACCGACGCGATCGCCGCCGGGCTGCTGGCCGGCTACGGCGTCGCCGTACCGGTCGGTGCCATCGCCGTACTCGTCATCGGGCTGACCGCCCGCACCTCGCTGCGGGTCGGTGCCGCCGCCGCCCTCGGCGTCGCCACCGCAGACGGCGTCTACGCCGCCGTCGCCGTGCTCGGGGGTGCCGCCCTCGCCGACCTGATCACCCCGGTCGCCGGGCCGCTGCGCTGGGTCGCGGTCGCGGTTCTCGTCGTCCTCGCCGCGCACACGGCCGTCAGTGCCGTACGCCGGCACCGCAACCCGGCCGCCGCGGCGGGCACCGACCGGGCACTGTCGACCCCGTCCCGGGCGTACGCCGGGCTGCTGGCGCTGACCCTGCTCAACCCGATGACCGTGATCTACTTCGCCGCCCTGGTGCTGGGCCGGCGGGCGGCCGACGGGCGCACCGCCGCCGCCGAAGCGGTGTTCGTGCTGGCGGTGTTCGCCGCGTCGGCGAGCTGGCAGCTGCTCGTCGCCGGCGGCGGTTCGCTGGTCGGCCGGCTGCTCGCGGGGCCGCGTGGACGACTGCTGACCGCGCTCGCGTCGAGCGTGCTCGTGGTCGTACTCGCGCTCGGTCTGCTCGTGCCCGGCTGGCCGTGA
- the sufD gene encoding Fe-S cluster assembly protein SufD, translating into MTTEAIAPPKTKSQALRSYDVADFPALTGLEEEWRFTPLKRLRGLATAVPAATAEVKHEYGQLPAGVGVSTIDRTDPRIGSVLTPFDRISALAHGGAGQALLVTVDADAVVAEPALLRVVGGGAEGVAFGHTFVEVGRFAEVTLVLEHVGSATLADNVEVAVADGAKLTLVTVTDWAADSVQAQHLKVRLGRDARVTHVQVTLGGDLVRQFTSVEYTGRGGEAELYGLYFADAGQHLEHRQLVDHTVPDCRSDVGYRGALQGDGAHTVWVGDVLIQAEATGTETYEINRNLLLTDGARADSVPNLEIETGEVAGAGHASATGRFDDEQLFYLMARGIPESEARKLVVRGFFAELVNKIPVGELRERLGQAIEDRLIRAGA; encoded by the coding sequence ATGACAACCGAAGCCATCGCGCCGCCGAAGACCAAGTCGCAGGCGCTGCGTTCGTACGACGTCGCGGACTTCCCGGCCCTGACCGGCCTGGAGGAGGAGTGGCGGTTCACGCCGCTCAAGCGCCTGCGCGGCCTGGCCACGGCGGTGCCGGCGGCGACCGCCGAGGTCAAGCACGAGTACGGCCAGCTGCCGGCCGGGGTCGGCGTGTCCACCATCGACCGGACCGACCCGCGGATCGGCAGCGTGCTGACACCGTTCGACCGGATCAGCGCGCTCGCCCACGGCGGTGCCGGGCAGGCGCTGCTGGTCACCGTCGACGCCGACGCGGTCGTCGCCGAGCCGGCGCTGCTGCGGGTTGTCGGCGGCGGTGCCGAGGGCGTCGCCTTCGGGCACACGTTCGTCGAGGTGGGCCGCTTCGCCGAGGTGACGCTCGTGCTGGAGCACGTCGGCTCGGCGACGCTGGCCGACAACGTCGAGGTGGCGGTCGCCGACGGGGCGAAGCTCACCCTGGTGACGGTGACCGACTGGGCCGCCGACTCGGTCCAGGCCCAGCACCTCAAGGTCCGGCTCGGCCGCGACGCGCGGGTGACGCACGTGCAGGTGACCCTCGGCGGCGACCTGGTCCGGCAGTTCACCAGCGTCGAATACACCGGTCGCGGTGGCGAGGCCGAGCTGTACGGCCTCTACTTCGCCGACGCCGGCCAGCACCTGGAGCACCGGCAGCTGGTCGACCACACCGTGCCCGACTGCCGCAGCGACGTCGGCTACCGCGGCGCGCTCCAGGGCGACGGCGCGCACACCGTCTGGGTCGGCGACGTGCTGATCCAGGCCGAGGCGACCGGCACCGAGACGTACGAGATCAACCGGAACCTGCTGCTCACCGACGGGGCGCGGGCCGACTCGGTGCCCAACCTGGAGATCGAGACCGGTGAGGTCGCCGGTGCCGGGCACGCGAGCGCGACCGGCCGGTTCGACGACGAGCAGCTGTTCTACCTGATGGCCCGGGGCATCCCGGAGTCCGAGGCCCGCAAGCTCGTGGTCCGCGGCTTCTTCGCCGAGCTGGTCAACAAGATTCCGGTCGGGGAGCTGCGGGAGCGGCTCGGTCAGGCGATCGAGGACCGGCTGATCCGGGCGGGAGCGTGA
- the sufC gene encoding Fe-S cluster assembly ATPase SufC, with protein MSVLEIRDLQVSVKLPEGELKPILAGVNLTVKAGETHAIMGPNGSGKSTLAYSIAGHPKYEITGGTVTLDGDDVLAMTVDERARAGLFLAMQYPVEVPGVSVANFLRTAKTAVDGEAPKLRTWAGELRGAMERLQMDPSFAQRNVNEGFSGGEKKRHEIVQLELLKPKVAILDETDSGLDIDALRVVSEGVNRVRSTGDTGLLLITHYTRILRYIKPDFVHVFVAGRIVEEGGPELAEKLEAEGYERYVAGAGAAA; from the coding sequence ATGAGTGTTCTGGAGATTCGTGACCTACAGGTGTCGGTCAAGCTGCCCGAGGGCGAGCTGAAGCCGATCCTGGCCGGGGTGAACCTGACCGTGAAGGCGGGGGAGACCCACGCCATCATGGGCCCGAACGGGTCCGGCAAGTCGACGCTGGCGTACTCGATCGCCGGCCACCCCAAGTACGAGATCACCGGCGGCACGGTGACCCTCGACGGCGACGACGTGCTGGCGATGACCGTCGACGAGCGGGCCCGCGCCGGCCTCTTCCTGGCCATGCAGTACCCGGTCGAGGTGCCCGGCGTCTCGGTCGCCAACTTCCTGCGTACGGCGAAGACCGCGGTCGACGGCGAGGCGCCGAAGCTGCGCACCTGGGCCGGCGAGCTGCGTGGCGCCATGGAGCGCCTGCAGATGGACCCGTCGTTCGCCCAGCGCAACGTCAACGAGGGTTTCTCCGGCGGCGAGAAGAAGCGGCACGAGATCGTGCAGCTCGAGCTGCTCAAGCCGAAGGTGGCGATCCTCGACGAGACCGACTCCGGCCTCGACATCGACGCCCTGCGGGTGGTCAGCGAGGGCGTCAACCGGGTCCGGTCGACCGGCGACACCGGCCTGCTGCTGATCACGCACTACACCCGGATCCTGCGCTACATCAAGCCGGACTTCGTGCACGTCTTCGTCGCCGGCCGGATCGTCGAGGAGGGCGGCCCGGAGCTGGCCGAGAAGCTCGAGGCCGAAGGCTACGAGCGCTACGTCGCCGGCGCCGGCGCGGCGGCCTGA
- a CDS encoding non-heme iron oxygenase ferredoxin subunit, which yields MTDFVRICSTEDIPKATAVRADVDGTEIAVVHAEDGTFHAVYDECSHAAVALSEGEIDGCTIECWLHGSRFDLRTGEPTGLPATEPVPVYPVEVRDGDIYVSLTPTNGVTAP from the coding sequence ATGACGGACTTCGTCCGGATCTGTTCCACCGAGGACATCCCCAAGGCGACCGCCGTACGCGCCGACGTGGACGGCACCGAGATCGCGGTGGTGCACGCCGAGGACGGCACCTTCCACGCCGTGTACGACGAGTGCTCGCACGCCGCGGTCGCGCTGTCCGAGGGGGAGATCGACGGCTGCACGATCGAGTGCTGGCTGCACGGCTCTCGCTTCGACCTGCGTACCGGCGAGCCCACCGGGCTGCCCGCCACCGAACCCGTACCCGTCTACCCCGTCGAAGTACGCGACGGCGACATCTACGTCAGTCTCACGCCCACCAATGGAGTAACGGCACCATGA
- a CDS encoding metal-sulfur cluster assembly factor — MSTDDTGATTPAETQGVATAPAEVSKAAIADVEEAMKDVVDPELGINVVDLGLVYGVHVDDENVATLDMTLTSAACPLTDVIEDQTRQALTTGPGGGLVQDFRINWVWLPPWGPDKITDEGRDQLRALGFNV, encoded by the coding sequence ATGAGCACGGACGACACCGGCGCCACGACGCCGGCGGAGACGCAGGGTGTGGCGACCGCCCCGGCGGAGGTCTCGAAGGCCGCGATCGCCGACGTCGAAGAGGCGATGAAGGACGTCGTCGACCCCGAGCTCGGCATCAACGTCGTCGACCTCGGCCTGGTCTACGGCGTCCACGTCGACGACGAGAACGTGGCGACCCTGGACATGACGCTGACGTCGGCGGCCTGCCCGCTGACCGACGTGATCGAGGACCAGACCCGGCAGGCGCTGACCACCGGTCCGGGTGGTGGCCTGGTCCAGGACTTCCGGATCAACTGGGTGTGGCTGCCGCCGTGGGGCCCCGACAAGATCACTGACGAGGGCCGCGACCAGCTGCGGGCTCTCGGCTTCAACGTCTGA
- the sufU gene encoding Fe-S cluster assembly sulfur transfer protein SufU — MQLDQLYQEIILDHYKHPHGRGLREPFGGEAHHVNPTCGDEVTVRVAVDGGRLGDISYDGMGCSISQASASVLHELLSGRGTDDAFTVHEAFVELLSGRGQVTPDEEVLGDGVAFAGVARYPARVKCALLPWMAFKDAAARAGVGASPEVKA; from the coding sequence ATGCAGCTCGACCAGCTCTACCAGGAGATCATCCTGGACCACTACAAGCACCCGCACGGGCGCGGGCTGCGCGAGCCGTTCGGCGGCGAGGCGCATCACGTCAACCCGACCTGCGGAGACGAGGTGACGGTCCGGGTCGCCGTCGACGGCGGCAGGCTCGGCGACATCTCGTACGACGGCATGGGCTGCTCGATCAGCCAGGCGTCGGCGAGCGTGCTGCACGAGCTGCTCTCCGGCCGGGGCACCGACGACGCGTTCACGGTCCACGAGGCGTTCGTGGAGCTGCTGTCCGGGCGTGGCCAGGTGACCCCCGACGAGGAAGTACTGGGCGACGGGGTGGCGTTCGCAGGCGTCGCCCGCTACCCCGCCCGGGTGAAATGCGCGCTGCTGCCGTGGATGGCGTTCAAGGACGCGGCGGCGCGCGCCGGTGTGGGCGCGAGCCCGGAGGTGAAGGCATGA